In Musa acuminata AAA Group cultivar baxijiao chromosome BXJ2-3, Cavendish_Baxijiao_AAA, whole genome shotgun sequence, the following proteins share a genomic window:
- the LOC135606848 gene encoding soluble starch synthase 1, chloroplastic/amyloplastic-like isoform X1, translating to MSSPIFSLLLLPHSAAPPMAAICAHRTPFAAAKPQPPHGGPRPSPPSTVGSPRWIRRSYCSHVARWWSAAERRSRKEEEDWPYLSAIGKAADPDGGAVQENGLLDPTLLAIGRTQNLGDDSVGEQKTEELAGVLEEEETNGDDSVSASRTVLDSSVEVSDSSTVPDCIVEETKAEKEVLMSSSALDVEEEEETDEQEQTQTRVTRTIVFVSAEAAPYSKTGGLGDVCGSLPISLAARGHRVMVVSPRYLNGVSNKNFANAIDTGVRIKVLCFGGEHEVSFYHEYRAGVDWVFVDHPSYHRAGNPYGDSNGAFGDNQFRFTILCYAACEAPLVLPLGGYTYGEKSLFIVNDWHASLVAVLLAAKYRPYGVYKDARSILVIHNLAHQGVEPATTYEYMGLPPEWYGALEWIFPTWARKHALDKGEAVNLLKGAIVTADRIVTVSQGYSWEITTPEGGHGLNELLNSRKFVLNGITNGIDTNEWNPTSDKHIPFHYSVDDLSGKAQCKAALQKELGLPIRPDCPLIGFIGRLDYQKGTDVIRSALHELLQDDIQFIMLGSGNPETEDWMRWVESTNREKFRGWVGFNVPVSHRITAGCDILLMPSRYEPCGLNQLYAMRYGTVPVVNCTGGLRDTVENFDPFATDSSGQGTGWRFSPLSKESMLLKLRVAIQTYREHKASWEGLMKRGMSKDFSWDSAAIQYERIFDWTFVDPPYIR from the exons ATGTCATCTCCgatcttctctcttcttctcctcccccacTCCGCTGCACCGCCCATGGCGGCGATCTGCGCGCACCGCACCCCCTTCGCCGCCGCTAAACCCCAGCCCCCCCATGGCGGTCCCCGTCCTTCGCCTCCATCCACCGTCGGATCGCCCCGTTGGATCCGGCGGAGCTACTGCTCCCACGTCGCCAGGTGGTGGTCCGCCGCCGAGCGGCGCagtagaaaggaggaggaggactggCCCTACCTGTCCGCCATCGGGAAAGCCGCTGACCCCGATGGTGGTGCTGTCCAGGAGAATGGACTCCTCGATCCCACGTTGTTGGCGATCGGAAGGACGCAGAATTTGGGTGATGATTCCGTCGGAGAGCAGAAGACGGAGGAACTTGCTGGCGTTCTCGAAGAGGAAGAAACCAATG GGGATGACAGTGTGTCAGCTTCTAGGACTGTTCTTGATTCCAGTGTAGAAGTTTCGGATTCTAGCACTGTCCCTGATTGTATCGTGGAAGAAACCAAAGCAGAAAAAGAGGTTTTAATGTCTAGCAGTGCTCTTgatgttgaagaagaagaagaaactgatGAACAAGAGCAAACCCAGACTCGGGTAACTCGCACTATTGTTTTTGTTAGTGCTGAAGCTGCTCCTTATTCGAAAACAGGAGGATTAGGAGATGTTTGTGGTTCATTACCTATTTCTCTTGCTGCTCGTGGTCATCGTGTAATGGTGGTATCTCCAAGATACTTAAATGGTGTttcaaataaaaattttgctaaTGCAATTGATACTGGAGTCCGCATCAAGGTTCTGTGCTTTGGAGGAGAACATGAAGTTTCTTTTTATCATGAGTACAGAGCAGGTGTTGATTGG GTTTTTGTCGATCATCCTTCTTATCATAGAGCTGGAAATCCATATGGTGATTCCAATGGAGCTTTTGGTGACAATCAG TTTAGGTTCACAATACTGTGCTATGCAGCTTGCGAGGCTCCATTAGTGCTTCCTCTGGGAGGTTACACTTATGGCGAGAAAAGCTTATTCATTGTCAATGATTGGCATGCATCCCTTGTGGCAGT CCTTCTGGCTGCAAAATACCGTCCATATGGTGTTTATAAAGATGCCCGCAGCATTCTTGTCATTCATAACCTAGCACACCAG GGAGTAGAACCAGCAACTACATATGAGTACATGGGACTGCCCCCAGAGTGGTATGGTGCTCTTGAATGGATTTTTCCTACTTGGGCAAGGAAGCATGCCCTTGACAAGGGTGAGGCTGTCAATCTTCTTAAGGGTGCAATTGTGACAGCTGACCGTATAGTGACTGTTAGTCAG GGTTACTCTTGGGAAATAACAACTCCTGAAGGTGGGCATGGTCTGAATGAGCTTCTAAATAGTCGAAAATTTGTTCTGAATG GGATCACAAATGGCATAGATACTAATGAATGGAACCCTACTTCTGACAAGCATATCCCATTTCATTACTCTGTAGATGATCTCTCTGGAAAG GCTCAATGTAAAGCAGCTTTACAGAAGGAATTGGGTCTTCCTATCAGGCCCGATTGCCCACTG ATTGGCTTCATTGGACGGTTGGACTATCAGAAGGGGACTGATGTGATCAGGTCAGCACTGCATGAGTTGTTGCAGGATGATATCCAATTT ATTATGCTTGGATCAGGGAATCCAGAAACTGAAGATTGGATGCGTTGGGTAGAATCTACCAATAGAGAAAAGTTCCGTGGATGGGTTGGATTTAACGTCCCAGTTTCTCATCGGATAACTGCTGG TTGTGATATATTGTTAATGCCTTCGAGATATGAACCTTGTGGCTTAAATCAGTTGTACGCGATGAGATATGGAACTGTTCCAGTCGTCAACTGCACTGGTGGTCTCAGA GATActgttgagaattttgacccctttGCTACTGACAGCAGTGGTCAGGGAACAGG GTGGAGATTTTCACCATTATCTAAGGAGAGCATGTTGTTG
- the LOC135606848 gene encoding soluble starch synthase 1, chloroplastic/amyloplastic-like isoform X2 produces MSSPIFSLLLLPHSAAPPMAAICAHRTPFAAAKPQPPHGGPRPSPPSTVGSPRWIRRSYCSHVARWWSAAERRSRKEEEDWPYLSAIGKAADPDGGAVQENGLLDPTLLAIGRTQNLGDDSVGEQKTEELAGVLEEEETNGDDSVSASRTVLDSSVEVSDSSTVPDCIVEETKAEKEVLMSSSALDVEEEEETDEQEQTQTRVTRTIVFVSAEAAPYSKTGGLGDVCGSLPISLAARGHRVMVVSPRYLNGVSNKNFANAIDTGVRIKVLCFGGEHEVSFYHEYRAGVDWVFVDHPSYHRAGNPYGDSNGAFGDNQFRFTILCYAACEAPLVLPLGGYTYGEKSLFIVNDWHASLVAVLLAAKYRPYGVYKDARSILVIHNLAHQGVEPATTYEYMGLPPEWYGALEWIFPTWARKHALDKGEAVNLLKGAIVTADRIVTVSQGYSWEITTPEGGHGLNELLNSRKFVLNGITNGIDTNEWNPTSDKHIPFHYSVDDLSGKAQCKAALQKELGLPIRPDCPLKGTDVIRSALHELLQDDIQFIMLGSGNPETEDWMRWVESTNREKFRGWVGFNVPVSHRITAGCDILLMPSRYEPCGLNQLYAMRYGTVPVVNCTGGLRDTVENFDPFATDSSGQGTGWRFSPLSKESMLLKLRVAIQTYREHKASWEGLMKRGMSKDFSWDSAAIQYERIFDWTFVDPPYIR; encoded by the exons ATGTCATCTCCgatcttctctcttcttctcctcccccacTCCGCTGCACCGCCCATGGCGGCGATCTGCGCGCACCGCACCCCCTTCGCCGCCGCTAAACCCCAGCCCCCCCATGGCGGTCCCCGTCCTTCGCCTCCATCCACCGTCGGATCGCCCCGTTGGATCCGGCGGAGCTACTGCTCCCACGTCGCCAGGTGGTGGTCCGCCGCCGAGCGGCGCagtagaaaggaggaggaggactggCCCTACCTGTCCGCCATCGGGAAAGCCGCTGACCCCGATGGTGGTGCTGTCCAGGAGAATGGACTCCTCGATCCCACGTTGTTGGCGATCGGAAGGACGCAGAATTTGGGTGATGATTCCGTCGGAGAGCAGAAGACGGAGGAACTTGCTGGCGTTCTCGAAGAGGAAGAAACCAATG GGGATGACAGTGTGTCAGCTTCTAGGACTGTTCTTGATTCCAGTGTAGAAGTTTCGGATTCTAGCACTGTCCCTGATTGTATCGTGGAAGAAACCAAAGCAGAAAAAGAGGTTTTAATGTCTAGCAGTGCTCTTgatgttgaagaagaagaagaaactgatGAACAAGAGCAAACCCAGACTCGGGTAACTCGCACTATTGTTTTTGTTAGTGCTGAAGCTGCTCCTTATTCGAAAACAGGAGGATTAGGAGATGTTTGTGGTTCATTACCTATTTCTCTTGCTGCTCGTGGTCATCGTGTAATGGTGGTATCTCCAAGATACTTAAATGGTGTttcaaataaaaattttgctaaTGCAATTGATACTGGAGTCCGCATCAAGGTTCTGTGCTTTGGAGGAGAACATGAAGTTTCTTTTTATCATGAGTACAGAGCAGGTGTTGATTGG GTTTTTGTCGATCATCCTTCTTATCATAGAGCTGGAAATCCATATGGTGATTCCAATGGAGCTTTTGGTGACAATCAG TTTAGGTTCACAATACTGTGCTATGCAGCTTGCGAGGCTCCATTAGTGCTTCCTCTGGGAGGTTACACTTATGGCGAGAAAAGCTTATTCATTGTCAATGATTGGCATGCATCCCTTGTGGCAGT CCTTCTGGCTGCAAAATACCGTCCATATGGTGTTTATAAAGATGCCCGCAGCATTCTTGTCATTCATAACCTAGCACACCAG GGAGTAGAACCAGCAACTACATATGAGTACATGGGACTGCCCCCAGAGTGGTATGGTGCTCTTGAATGGATTTTTCCTACTTGGGCAAGGAAGCATGCCCTTGACAAGGGTGAGGCTGTCAATCTTCTTAAGGGTGCAATTGTGACAGCTGACCGTATAGTGACTGTTAGTCAG GGTTACTCTTGGGAAATAACAACTCCTGAAGGTGGGCATGGTCTGAATGAGCTTCTAAATAGTCGAAAATTTGTTCTGAATG GGATCACAAATGGCATAGATACTAATGAATGGAACCCTACTTCTGACAAGCATATCCCATTTCATTACTCTGTAGATGATCTCTCTGGAAAG GCTCAATGTAAAGCAGCTTTACAGAAGGAATTGGGTCTTCCTATCAGGCCCGATTGCCCACTG AAGGGGACTGATGTGATCAGGTCAGCACTGCATGAGTTGTTGCAGGATGATATCCAATTT ATTATGCTTGGATCAGGGAATCCAGAAACTGAAGATTGGATGCGTTGGGTAGAATCTACCAATAGAGAAAAGTTCCGTGGATGGGTTGGATTTAACGTCCCAGTTTCTCATCGGATAACTGCTGG TTGTGATATATTGTTAATGCCTTCGAGATATGAACCTTGTGGCTTAAATCAGTTGTACGCGATGAGATATGGAACTGTTCCAGTCGTCAACTGCACTGGTGGTCTCAGA GATActgttgagaattttgacccctttGCTACTGACAGCAGTGGTCAGGGAACAGG GTGGAGATTTTCACCATTATCTAAGGAGAGCATGTTGTTG